A region of Porites lutea chromosome 13, jaPorLute2.1, whole genome shotgun sequence DNA encodes the following proteins:
- the LOC140923763 gene encoding uncharacterized protein, with amino-acid sequence MVFDGPGEELAVVALWIKAPSKGNKIFGKLANLMKYILDVDNTHTVDKKDGIYLMDLIPQHCPNGNGNGNGNGGNGNGNGNGNGNGNGNGNGNGNGNGNGNGNGNGNGNGNGNGNGNGNGNGGNGNGNGNGNGNGNGNGNGNGNGNGNGNGNGNGNGNGNGNGNGNGGNGNGNGNGGNGNGGNGNGNNNNKKDSKSLTLECYYSYEGSLTTPPCLETVHWIVVKDYLLASTRQLNKFRKLKGEHGRNPPLMCDNYRPVQPLNDRTVYSVTNND; translated from the exons ATGGTATTTGATGGTCCTGGAGAAGAGCTTGCAGTCGTAGCCCTTTGGATTAAG GCACCCtccaaaggaaacaaaatttttggaaagTTAGCAAACCTGATGAAATACATCCTCGACGTTG ATAATACTCATACTGTGGACAAGAAGGATGGAATTTATCTTATGGATCTGATTCCCCAACATTGTCCAAACGGTAACGGcaatggtaatggcaatggtggtaatggtaatggtaatggtaatggtaatggtaatggtaatggcaatggtaatggtaatggtaatggtaatggtaatggcaatggcaatggtaatggcaatggtaatggtaatggtaatggtaatggcaatggtaatggcaatggtGGTAACGGTAATGGcaatggtaatggcaatggtaatggtaatggtaatggtaatggtaatggcaatggcaatggtaatggcaatggtaatggtaatggtaatggcaatggtAACGGTAATGGCAATGGAAATGGTGGTAACGGTAATGGTAATGGCAATGGAGGCAATGGTAATGGTGGTAATGgcaatggtaataataataacaaaaaggaCTCCAAAAGTTTGACTTTAGAATGTTACTACAGTTACGAGGGTTCCCTCACTACGCCTCCTTGCCTTGAAACAGTACACTGGATAGTTGTGAAAGATTATCTCCTGGCCTCTACCAGGCAG CTTAACAAGTTCAGGAAACTGAAGGGTGAACATGGTAGAAATCCTCCTCTGATGTGCGACAACTACAGACCAGTCCAACCACTGAATGACCGCACTGTTTACTCCGTCACAAATAACGATTAG